The Mytilus galloprovincialis chromosome 3, xbMytGall1.hap1.1, whole genome shotgun sequence genomic interval ATTGAAATGAGTAGTAGATTGACAAATTTATAGTTTTGACTAACACAAATTTGATCACCTGTCAGGTTAGATTTATCAACAAGGATGTTTTATGTCTAAACCTCACTGCAACACTAATCAAAAAACATTCTGGCTTTCAATATAAGTCATAGTGGCCAAAACTGACAAGTGTTCTATCATATAAGAGGTTTTAGCTAAAGTTTGTATGATATTAATTTTTAACTTACATAAAAATagtaacattttttaaattattttagaaGCTATTTATGTATCAGGTAtaaattaaatctaatattacTTATTCTATAATGGTCACATCCACATTGAACAGGAAGCACAAAAAAAGATAAGTTACTGGTCActctactatatatatatatagggaaaaCATGTAGACCCAAATATCAAAAGGACTGAATCTTGGTAATTGGCGATTTATATTCCAACACACATACTATAACACAAATGATAAAACTAACCTTTTTAATAGTAACTTCTATGCCAGGTGCTGCATTTAATTTCATGGCATCTATAAATATTGGCAATAATGTTGAAGGTACATTTTCTATCTGAAATACATTTAAAGACAGTCTTAAAACTATTTTATTGTAATGTTGTTGACAGCTAAATGATTTTATAATGGCTAAATAAATCTTCTCAACCTAAAAATGCAAActttattctgtatgtatgtagatgtaggaagatgtggtaggagtgccaatgagacaactctctatccaagtcacaattacaaaagtataggaagatgtggtatgagtgccaatgagacaactctccatccaagtcacaattatatATTTAGTTAAGGTCAATATGCAAATGACTTCTTATAATAATTAATGCTTACTTGTATGACTCTTTCATATTTAGTTAAATTATAAGTGTGTTCTACTTTTTCTGACTCAGGATAAAACAATTCTACTTTTGAAGCCTTTCCTGGTACTGGATAGCTACAAAAAAGAATGGCTAATAGTAAATGATGACAAGACATTGTAGATGATTTTtaagattatttatttaaatttcaaataatacTCATTCTACTGGGTAAATCACTCTACCTTATATCTAGAATTTTCCCAGTAATATTCCTTAAAGGAAATACAAGCCTCTCTAATAAGTTCAATTTTATGGACATCAAACCAAATTAATAGAGAAAAAATTTCTTCCAATGTTTTCTGCTTTTGTGTCTcccaatattttgaatatattctgAAAAATATCTCTCAACTTGCATGAAAAATACAtgtgtacatcatgtacatggatATGAGTAAAGGTTTAGCAAATTCATATCAAGTATTTAAATTAACAAGAGTGCAcgcgctgaaatgtctcgccttctttactaattattgatattatgttgatagacctaagtataaagctttattaaaaactgtcacataaacttagcattaaccaagataactaaacaaagaccaatgaaccatgaaaatgaggtcaagttcagatgaaccatgccaggtagacatgtacagctaacaatgcttccatacaacaaatatagttgacctattacttatagtttaagaaaaatagaccaaaacacaaaaacttaaaactgagcaatgaaccgtgaaaatgaggttgaggtcaaataaaacctgcgggactgacatatagatcataaaatatttccatacaccaaatatagttgacctatggcatatagtattagataaaaagaccaaaactcaaaaacttaactttgaccactcaaccatgaaaatgaggtcaaggtcagatgacatctgcccgctagacatgtacatcttacaatcattccatacaacaaatatagtagatctattgcataaagtatgagaaaaacagaccaaaacacaaaaacttaactataaccactgaaccatgaaaatgaggtcaaggtcagatgacacctgccagttggacatatacaccttacagtccttccatacaccgaatatactagacctattgcttatagcaggctgcttatagtatctgagatatggaacttaaccttgttcactgatccatgaaatgaggtcgaggtcaagtgaaaacagtctgacgggcatgaggaccttgcaaggtacgcacataccaaatataattatcctattacttataataagagagaattcaacattacaaaaaatctgaacttttttttcaagtggtcactgaaccatgaaaatgaggtcaaggacatttgacatgtgactgacggaaacttcgtaacatgaggcatctatatacaaagtatgaagcatccaggtcttccaccctctaaaatataaagcttttaaaaagttacctaacgccgccgccgtagccgccgccggatcactatccctatgtcgagctttctgcaacaaaagttgcaggctcgacaaaaatggtggTCAAAACTAGGCCTCACTGTGACTTGGAGATGAAGAATGACAATAAAAAGGTTGATTCTTTTTTTCAGGTTATGTCAAGTGCCTGTAAGCATAGTAAGCATGTTTTGTGTTTTAAATGAATCGTCTCCCTTCATAACTATTACCTACTTACCTGTTAGTTTCTATACCTAATGTGTTTGCTAATTTATTAACATATGTTGTATAGCTTTCTAAAACAGGAAAATCATATcctttaatttgtatatttagtTCATCATATTCTGGTATTTCTGGTGGTTGATTctacaaaataatcaaaattaaactaaggtggtacataacagtacagggagataactctgtaaaatcagctgaacattttaatcaagttctattgttaagaaaatatgaagcttctcaatgatcaaaattagtgtttgtcaagtTGCCATTTATCCAACcaattttttctgataaagtgtCTGActaaagttttttgaaattttgatatttttgtcaaagggtcaaagtaattttataaaaattaaacaagccaaattaatctTAGTCCAGGTGTTTGGTtatcaaggtaccaggattataatttagtatgccagactcgcgtttcgtcttcataagactcatcaatgacgctcatatcaaaatatttataaagccaaacaagtacaaagttgaagagcattgaggatccaaaattcaataCCACCTTAAATAATCTATTGACACAGAGACATTTCTGAACTTAATTAATACAAAGCTTTATAATTTTGTGTAGTTTATTTTCTTTATGTATTTTTACTGAACCATGGTTACAGCACCTgcctttcttttatattttatagaaatCTTCAAAGAATAATGTACAATATACCTTTcctgacttttaaaatgtaaattcagaaattattgcaaggttttatTAATGTGACTTCTTGAGTACGAATTGCAATAAtaagaaatcaaataaatatatctacatgaggctattaataaatatatctacatgaggctattaataaatatatcttCATGaggctatttttttctaaaatcacaATAGTCAAACTTGCCTTTTTGTTCAAATAATAAATGCAGCAATTAACTTCTGATATCAAAATACACATTTTttcctacatgtatatatcatatctTTTTCATGAAGAATTTTAAACTTAAAACTGGTTTTgttgagatttgaaaaaaaaaacagcttctcttattgatattttcattattgcgtttttttcttcataaaacataTAGAAAACTTTGAGAATGCAGAAGTTGACAATAACCATTGCGAAACCTTTGATACTAACTAAATGAATAATGGTTGTCtaaatttagtcttagatgcatgatttttttattagttgttagtagcTTTGAACTAGATGTCAGTAACTGCAGGTACTctaagatctgtacttagtgtctttttgttgttgggatatacaagtactcagccacgtccactttgtgtagtatttgtatttgtatacatctgatgagttaagcctttttcaactgattttaatagttcttcttatgttgtactgttacaccactgtcccaggttaggggagggttgggatccggcttacatgtttaaccccgccacattcgatatgtatgtgcctgtcccaatttgtttttcgtttttttttggtatataaactaggctgttagttttcttgtttgaattgttttacattgtcattacagggtcttttatagctgactatgcaatatgggctttgctcattgttgtaggccgtatggtgacctatagttgttaatttctgtgtcatttggtctcttgtgaagagttgtctcattggcaatcataccacatcttcttttttataaattgaagtTTATAGTATTTAGTAGAGAAATCAGAAATATCCTCAAGTGACCAAATATGCATTGTAAGAAAAGAGAAATTAACATACTATCTTGTGCAATGCACAACAGTTAGTTTCTTTAATTAGATCACATGAAGATttagaattattttatatataagcgTTGTAAACTGACTGCTCCTGTCATGCCTGTATTAGTTAGGAATTCTTGATAATACAGAAATAACCAGACCAGTTAAAAGCActtaaggccaactaaaattaattagtagattttcatccaaagttttgaaaaaaatggggcgggtgggaggattttattttttaatttttatttaatatgaaacCTTCTTGTAACATGAACttcatatatatatgcaagtgttatAATTAGCTTATACCATGTATATGTGTAAACATGTATAAAGTAAACAGTAAAATAATGGAGAAATTCTCTATTCAGTTGGACTCCTTTTtaagcaatggtttgtagtccccataaaataatacaaatgcaatggtatgcaacacaagtattatgaatgaaatgagaacTCAAACAGTGTTGGTAATAGTAGGGTGTCGCCTTTTAAGATTCTCAAGTTATGCAAGACTGAAGCAAATATAATTACACTGTAAAGCATGAAGTTGTTTAATAACTCTTTTAAGGGTATTTGTggtgtttttaaacaaaaacaatagccaTGGGTAAATCTAAGGGCTTTCTACAACACAATGtgtatgtttgccgactttttgaactcaatatacggtcatagatctaacaagttcgtgcttTTGTCAGTTTCTTTAATccagttatgttttttttctaccaatgtgttccacgattctttCGCTATTGAAATCTTTCAGATATTGTCATCATTGAGCAGCAGAATTTGTGAACAATCGTTTTAAAGTACTCGAAACAAGAAATATGAAATGAAACAGGAAGTTCGAATAAAACGAAATTActgacggttaccggtaacggaaatgaacaaaatccggaaatcgtaaatttttgaaaataaaaaaaatcgggggggggggggggacgaTTTCAGAgaggcgggcggggatgaaaatctatcaattaattttaattggcctaagtATCAtagaataaattatataaataattgatCAACTATGTAAAATCTTCAGagaaaaaattcgtaagggttccacggaacccagtgtctcgcctacttttgctgttaatcgcagactcaacaaaaaagaggaaaacatcaataaaaatttccctctcaatactgtcttttgattgaaagaagtttccaagtttggtaaaaaatccaggatagtttatgaatctaataaatgttttataaactttaactgcagactgtatgtaatgttaactggaagaaaactaagtccatttctAAGTAAattacggaaaaagtgaatttttttttttttaaatttacttctgaataatatcttatgatcagaaacaagcttttgtctaagtttggtagaaatccaggatagtttaagaagattataaaaattttaaaaacttaaaccacagagtaaatgttttgtttctggcaaaaaaactaagtccatttataagtaaaatacggaaaagtggaaatttatttttacaaaattttcttcttgatactatcttatgatcataaacaagcttctgtccaagtttggtacaaatcaaggatagtttatgaaagttattaaaattttaaaaactttaaccacagagtgaatgtaatgtttcctcgcagaaaaacgaagtccatttataagtgaaATACGGAagatggaaatttatttttacaaaattttcttcttgatactatcttatgatcataaacaagcttctgtccaggtttggtacaaatcaaggatagtttatgaaagttattaaaattttaaaaactttaaccacagagtgaatgtaatgtttcctcgcagaaaaactaagtccatttataagtaaaatacggaaaaaatggaattttatttttacgaaatttacttctggatactttcttatgatcataaacaagcttctgtccaagtttggtagaaattcagtatagtttaagaaagttattaaaatttcaaaaactttaaccacagagtgaatatttgtggacgccgccgctgacgccgccgacggaatgtaggatcgcttagtctcgctttttcgactaaagtctaaggctcgacaaaaacaagtAAAGATAAAAAGATAATAGTATACATACTAAACCATCTGGTTCCCACTTCCCTGAGGATAAGGATGTGACTCTGTAGTTACATCTAAAAAGGAGGGAAAGCATACAAATATATGGACAATTACGTAACATTATAATAAGTAAGTCAATactatttttgttatctattctaatatttgacatgaaatgacaaagaaataaatttCAAACAAGTATAACTGTATTGAAACTGTATACTGAAAGGAACTTGTACTGTTTATGTGGTCTCTATGTCTGTTTTTGACACAGTTCAaacatatggtttttttttaaacattttacaatgtTCCACTTAGGGAGTCAATTAGTATAAAAAAACACGTATCTATTGACTATTGACCATGGGTGAGATCATGGTGAAAGTATTAGTTGTCATAACTGAACCTGAAGTGttatattacatttaaatcaataaaaattactATAAATAGTCACGATAGTTCTATACTTATGTGTCACAAATGCCTTATGCAGTTGTCTTGTGAAATGTTGAACATTTAGCACTCTTTTTTATAGTGAATACTTTTTTAACAAAAGGATTTAAACACAAACATTTCAAACTATTGGATTTGCTATATTGCAATGCATCATTCTAACATAAAAGCTACATTTGGTATTTACAGATTTCTTCatctacaaaaaaatgaatacacaGAATTGTTCCTGCAGTCcaactactgtaaattcacaaattattgccatgtttttattattgtgaaaaatgtgacagggttaaagtTATGAtccaataatttaaactcacatagtgaatttttatatgaattaaacaggatttttctcaatatcgcattTTAGCCTTAAATGAaataatcacaataataaatgcacacaattatttctgaatttacaataatatatgGATACCTATTTCAAGCTAGTAGTGCAATGTTGTGTGTGTTTCACTCTACCATGTGTTGATATTAACCAAtaattatcaaatgtcaaaaatagcTTTATCCTATATAGGTTAtgcaatacatgtaaaatatgttAATCTTAAACAATATACTTAGAACAACAAACCTTTGTAAAAATTTAGAACACTTTGGACAAACAGTGTGCCTTGATGTTTTCTGTAAAATGGAAAACACCTGCAATAAACaggacaaaacaaataaataaatcatacaaaCTGATCTTCATCCTTTTATTGAGTAAGTTACCA includes:
- the LOC143067856 gene encoding small ribosomal subunit protein uS10m-like, which encodes MSVLARVFSILQKTSRHTVCPKCSKFLQRCNYRVTSLSSGKWEPDGLNQPPEIPEYDELNIQIKGYDFPVLESYTTYVNKLANTLGIETNSYPVPGKASKVELFYPESEKVEHTYNLTKYERVIQIENVPSTLLPIFIDAMKLNAAPGIEVTIKKPDLVEEDDLYIPDEEMLAMRAKVVELEERRQDLKKGKI